In Thermodesulfitimonas autotrophica, the following proteins share a genomic window:
- the rnpM gene encoding RNase P modulator RnpM, translating to MARSKRVPLRQCVGCREMKPKRELIRVVRTPDGEILVDHTGKKSGRGAYICPSADCMAAAIKTRKLERVFEQNIPAEVIDAIREELMRRCPPKT from the coding sequence TTGGCGCGGAGTAAGAGGGTGCCGTTACGGCAGTGCGTTGGCTGCCGCGAGATGAAGCCGAAAAGGGAGCTTATCCGGGTGGTACGTACCCCTGACGGGGAGATCCTGGTTGATCATACCGGGAAAAAATCGGGCCGGGGGGCTTATATCTGCCCGTCGGCAGATTGCATGGCCGCAGCGATTAAGACCAGGAAACTCGAGCGCGTTTTCGAACAAAACATACCCGCAGAAGTAATCGATGCCATTCGAGAGGAGTTGATGCGGCGGTGCCCGCCAAAAACATAG
- a CDS encoding bifunctional riboflavin kinase/FAD synthetase, with the protein MQVLTSYQGLRHSYRKICVGLGNFDGVHLGHQRIIKRLVEYARENQGTAAVFTFEPHPAMVLRPDAAPPLLLAPELKQRLIGSFGVDILLAIPFTREFALLSPEAFIREVLCAEIGVAAVFVGYNYTFGHRGAGTPETLRELGARYGFTVEVIPPVLVGDQPVSSTLIRGLIAAGKVEEAQRYLGYYPVFAGTVVSGAKRGTELGFPTANLEVDSQVLVPANGVYAVKAVVDGEVFLGVANIGVCPTFAGDAPAGRRVEVFLFDFHGDLYGKRLEVSFTRRLREERCFRSVAELVEQIRRDVAAARALAK; encoded by the coding sequence TTGCAGGTTCTGACCAGTTATCAAGGCTTACGGCATTCATACCGGAAGATTTGCGTAGGACTCGGCAATTTCGACGGGGTTCACCTCGGCCACCAGCGCATCATCAAAAGACTAGTGGAGTATGCGCGGGAGAACCAGGGGACCGCGGCGGTTTTCACTTTCGAGCCTCATCCGGCCATGGTTCTGCGCCCGGACGCGGCACCGCCGCTCCTGCTTGCTCCCGAACTCAAGCAGCGCTTGATCGGCAGTTTTGGCGTGGATATCCTGCTCGCTATTCCTTTTACCCGGGAATTTGCGCTGCTATCGCCGGAGGCGTTTATCCGGGAGGTTCTCTGCGCGGAAATCGGTGTGGCGGCGGTTTTTGTCGGCTACAACTATACGTTCGGCCACCGGGGCGCGGGAACACCCGAGACCCTGCGGGAACTTGGCGCGCGGTACGGTTTTACGGTTGAGGTGATCCCACCGGTGCTGGTGGGCGACCAGCCCGTTTCTTCCACCCTCATTCGCGGTTTGATTGCGGCGGGAAAGGTGGAGGAGGCGCAGCGTTACCTTGGCTATTATCCCGTGTTCGCCGGAACGGTGGTGTCTGGCGCGAAGCGGGGAACCGAGCTCGGGTTTCCGACAGCGAACCTTGAGGTTGATTCCCAGGTTTTGGTCCCGGCCAACGGGGTCTACGCGGTGAAAGCGGTGGTCGACGGGGAGGTCTTTCTTGGTGTAGCCAACATCGGCGTCTGCCCGACTTTTGCGGGCGATGCTCCGGCTGGGCGGCGGGTTGAGGTCTTTCTCTTCGACTTCCACGGCGACCTTTACGGTAAACGGCTGGAAGTATCTTTTACCCGGCGGCTCCGCGAAGAGCGCTGTTTCCGGTCGGTCGCGGAGCTTGTGGAGCAGATCCGGCGGGATGTGGCTGCGGCCCGCGCGCTTGCTAAATAA
- a CDS encoding L7Ae/L30e/S12e/Gadd45 family ribosomal protein, with product MPAKNIVQLLGLGQRAGQVASGNFVVRVKIRKREARLVIVAADAAGQTAKDFQRFARGTGIPVVVYGRKAELGAALGRPPRAVVAVLDESLAARILNLIGGGEK from the coding sequence GTGCCCGCCAAAAACATAGTCCAGCTCTTGGGTCTGGGGCAGCGAGCTGGCCAGGTGGCTTCCGGGAATTTCGTCGTCCGGGTTAAAATCAGGAAGCGGGAAGCGCGCCTTGTTATTGTTGCTGCCGACGCCGCCGGTCAGACTGCCAAGGATTTCCAGCGCTTTGCGCGGGGGACGGGAATTCCGGTTGTTGTTTACGGCCGGAAGGCTGAATTGGGGGCGGCACTTGGCCGGCCGCCCCGGGCGGTGGTAGCCGTTCTCGATGAAAGTCTCGCGGCGCGCATTCTTAACCTGATAGGGGGAGGCGAGAAATAG
- the rimP gene encoding ribosome maturation factor RimP translates to MQVKHRIADRVQAVAGPLAAALGLEIVDVEYRKEGGRWVLRVFIDKADGVGLDDCEALSERLGQELDRQDIIPHAYALEVSSPGIERPLKKPADFLRFTGHEARILTATPFEGRRKFTGRIIAAGEEKVRLLVEGAELEIPYTAIQKANLVFHWQ, encoded by the coding sequence GTGCAGGTAAAACACAGGATTGCCGACCGGGTGCAGGCGGTTGCCGGCCCGTTAGCGGCGGCGCTCGGTCTGGAAATTGTTGATGTGGAATACCGGAAGGAAGGGGGCCGCTGGGTCCTGCGGGTTTTCATCGATAAGGCGGACGGGGTGGGACTTGACGATTGCGAGGCCCTCTCCGAGCGGCTAGGTCAAGAGCTTGACCGTCAGGATATCATTCCCCACGCCTACGCCTTAGAGGTATCTTCTCCTGGGATCGAACGGCCGCTCAAAAAACCGGCCGATTTTTTGCGTTTTACCGGTCACGAAGCGCGTATTTTGACCGCAACTCCTTTTGAAGGACGGCGTAAATTCACCGGCAGGATTATCGCGGCGGGTGAGGAGAAGGTGCGGTTACTCGTCGAGGGGGCCGAACTGGAGATTCCGTACACGGCAATTCAAAAGGCCAACTTGGTATTTCACTGGCAGTAG
- the trxA gene encoding thioredoxin, with the protein MVIEVNERNFEEEVLKSELPVLVDFWAAWCGPCRSMSPIVDQVADEFAGRVKVAKLNVDENQALTQRYGIKGIPTLLFFQHGKVVAQEVGYTPKETVVQKLHRLLGVE; encoded by the coding sequence ATGGTAATTGAGGTTAACGAGCGGAATTTCGAGGAAGAGGTGTTAAAGAGCGAACTGCCGGTGCTAGTCGATTTTTGGGCGGCCTGGTGCGGACCTTGCCGGAGCATGTCACCGATAGTGGACCAGGTGGCTGATGAGTTTGCCGGGCGGGTGAAAGTAGCTAAGCTCAATGTTGACGAGAACCAGGCGCTTACCCAGCGCTACGGGATCAAGGGTATTCCCACCCTCCTCTTTTTCCAGCACGGCAAGGTGGTGGCGCAGGAGGTAGGTTATACGCCCAAGGAAACCGTAGTGCAGAAATTGCACCGCCTGCTCGGGGTTGAGTAG
- the rpsO gene encoding 30S ribosomal protein S15, with product MALTAERKKELIEGFRIHENDTGSPEVQVAILTERINQLSEHLRVHKKDFHSRRGLLKMVGQRRALLNYLRDYDFKRYQRLIEKLGLRK from the coding sequence GTGGCGCTGACGGCGGAGAGGAAGAAGGAGCTCATCGAAGGTTTCCGGATTCACGAAAACGATACCGGTTCGCCGGAAGTGCAGGTAGCCATCCTGACCGAGAGGATCAACCAGCTAAGCGAGCACTTGAGGGTCCACAAAAAGGATTTTCACTCGCGGCGAGGCCTCTTGAAAATGGTCGGGCAGCGACGGGCGCTCTTAAACTACCTGCGCGATTATGATTTTAAACGTTACCAGCGTCTGATTGAAAAGTTAGGTTTGCGGAAGTAG
- a CDS encoding zinc ribbon domain-containing protein: MPPVRYTIFVRTAGPPVQDDGGVSCVPQYEFECRRCAHRFTVLVSWAEKESVRCPKCGSSDLKQIWSPFSAPGRGSEAGGCRPTAEGG, translated from the coding sequence GTGCCCCCGGTGCGTTATACTATTTTTGTACGGACAGCCGGACCGCCTGTACAGGACGATGGAGGAGTGAGTTGCGTGCCGCAGTACGAATTTGAGTGCCGGCGTTGCGCCCACCGCTTTACAGTGCTGGTCAGCTGGGCGGAGAAGGAGAGTGTCCGTTGCCCTAAGTGCGGGAGCAGCGATCTAAAACAGATTTGGAGTCCTTTCAGCGCTCCAGGCCGGGGTTCGGAAGCTGGTGGTTGTCGGCCGACGGCCGAAGGTGGGTGA
- the truB gene encoding tRNA pseudouridine(55) synthase TruB codes for MTAPVDGVVNVLKPPGMTSHDVVDWMRRLVGLKRVGHTGTLDPGAAGVLILLLGRATRAAQFIADDKEYRAEAIFGIETDTQDAWGRITACRDASGLRPEDVAAVLPSFSGRISQVPPPVSAVHYRGERLYKLARAGAIVAAPPRTVEIYSLRLLDGKWGQKHPRALLHVACSKGTYIRTLVAEIGRVLGCGATLSFLLRTRVGCFEVGAAHALEELAALKAEGRLKEAVIPVSEALTHLPAVAVKPSAVKAVRCGSRLYPAGTADFGGALEPGTLVRLVAGQDLLAVARLELTANEEITFKPVWVYTS; via the coding sequence GTGACGGCACCGGTGGATGGAGTGGTTAACGTTTTAAAACCGCCGGGGATGACGTCGCACGATGTTGTAGATTGGATGCGCAGGCTGGTTGGGTTGAAGCGGGTTGGCCATACGGGGACCCTTGATCCTGGCGCGGCTGGTGTTCTCATCCTCCTGCTCGGGCGGGCGACGCGGGCGGCCCAATTTATCGCGGACGATAAAGAGTACCGGGCTGAAGCCATCTTCGGGATTGAGACCGATACGCAGGATGCATGGGGCAGGATTACCGCCTGCCGGGATGCCTCCGGTTTGAGACCGGAGGACGTTGCCGCTGTCCTCCCGTCCTTCTCGGGGCGGATAAGTCAGGTGCCGCCGCCCGTATCGGCGGTGCACTACCGGGGCGAACGGCTTTACAAACTGGCCCGGGCCGGTGCGATAGTGGCGGCGCCGCCCAGGACGGTTGAGATTTATTCACTGCGGCTTTTGGACGGAAAATGGGGACAAAAGCACCCCCGCGCCCTTCTTCACGTTGCCTGTTCCAAGGGGACCTACATCCGGACCCTGGTTGCAGAGATAGGGAGGGTCTTAGGGTGTGGCGCGACTTTAAGTTTTCTATTGCGGACGCGGGTAGGTTGCTTTGAGGTGGGGGCAGCCCACGCCTTGGAAGAGTTGGCTGCGCTTAAAGCAGAGGGGAGGCTTAAGGAGGCTGTTATTCCGGTTTCTGAGGCTCTGACCCACCTTCCCGCAGTAGCGGTAAAGCCTTCGGCCGTTAAGGCGGTGCGCTGTGGGAGCCGGCTCTACCCTGCGGGTACGGCGGATTTTGGCGGGGCTTTAGAACCAGGTACGCTGGTCAGACTCGTGGCGGGGCAGGACCTTTTGGCCGTTGCCCGTTTGGAGTTGACCGCAAACGAAGAAATCACCTTCAAACCGGTTTGGGTTTATACTTCCTGA
- the infB gene encoding translation initiation factor IF-2 codes for MVTLPEPRREREAIGRPEGHKPFSRPATGTGKARQPREGRPHTGRRELPGEKKETRPAGDRRPAGDRRPPKLGVIPPPPQVDKTKVQQKTERFKPEKKIKERATDRFLPEWEEEGEKLKNKLVKRRKETAAQALRPVERKPIQIGETITIKDLAEKMHVKAADLIKRLMMLGMLVTINQEIDAETAAILAQEFGYEVEVKPEFDIESLLAEEPETDPAALKPRPPIVTVMGHVDHGKTSLLDAIRKTNVTATEAGGITQHIGAYQVEKNNRKITFIDTPGHEAFTAMRARGAKVTDVAVLVVAADDGVMPQTVEAINHARAANVPIVVALNKIDKPNANPDRVKKELADQGLVPEDWGGDTIVVPVSALKKQGIEDLLEMILLVADILELKANPDRPARGTIIESRLDKGRGPVATVLVQNGTLNVGDTLVAGQQFARVRAMIDDRGRRVSEAGPSTPVEVLGFSEVPEAGEAFVVVEERLARQIAQKRLAKKREEEARARAKIALEDVYRRIQEGQIKELPLIVKADVQGSVEALSKALERLGTDEVRVNLIHTGVGAITETDIMLASASGAIIIGFNVRPDVNARKAQEREKVDIRLYQVIYDAINDVKAALSGLLEPEYREVVTGRAEVRKVFHVSRLGTIAGCYVSEGKVGRDASVRVIRDGVVVHTGKISSLKRFKDDVREVAQGFECGLMVENYNDIQEGDELEFFVTEAVKRQLE; via the coding sequence ATGGTTACCCTGCCGGAACCCCGGCGCGAGCGGGAAGCCATAGGAAGGCCGGAGGGGCACAAGCCCTTTTCGCGGCCGGCAACCGGGACTGGCAAAGCCAGACAGCCAAGAGAAGGACGTCCGCATACCGGACGGCGCGAGTTGCCCGGGGAGAAAAAGGAGACCCGTCCTGCGGGTGACCGGCGCCCTGCGGGTGACCGGCGGCCGCCGAAGCTCGGCGTGATTCCGCCACCGCCGCAGGTGGATAAGACCAAGGTCCAGCAGAAAACGGAACGGTTCAAACCGGAGAAGAAGATCAAAGAGCGGGCTACGGACCGTTTCCTGCCTGAGTGGGAAGAAGAAGGCGAAAAACTCAAGAATAAGTTGGTCAAGCGGCGGAAGGAGACTGCGGCTCAGGCCCTAAGACCGGTTGAGAGGAAACCAATCCAGATCGGCGAGACGATCACCATCAAGGATCTGGCCGAGAAGATGCACGTAAAGGCCGCCGACCTCATCAAAAGGCTGATGATGCTTGGAATGCTGGTGACGATAAACCAGGAAATCGACGCCGAGACGGCTGCGATCCTGGCTCAAGAGTTCGGCTACGAGGTCGAGGTCAAGCCGGAGTTCGATATCGAATCGCTGCTGGCCGAAGAACCGGAAACCGATCCCGCGGCGCTGAAACCCCGACCGCCGATAGTAACGGTGATGGGCCACGTGGACCACGGCAAGACATCGCTGCTGGACGCCATCCGTAAGACCAACGTGACCGCCACGGAAGCAGGGGGCATTACGCAGCACATCGGTGCTTACCAGGTCGAAAAGAATAACCGGAAGATCACCTTCATCGATACTCCCGGCCACGAAGCTTTTACCGCGATGCGGGCACGGGGCGCCAAAGTAACCGACGTAGCGGTACTGGTGGTGGCGGCCGACGACGGTGTCATGCCGCAGACGGTTGAGGCCATTAACCACGCCCGGGCAGCCAACGTGCCGATAGTGGTTGCCCTGAACAAGATCGATAAGCCGAACGCCAACCCCGACCGGGTGAAAAAAGAGCTTGCCGACCAGGGCCTCGTTCCGGAAGACTGGGGCGGCGATACGATTGTGGTTCCGGTTTCGGCTTTAAAGAAACAGGGGATCGAAGACCTTCTGGAAATGATCCTGCTGGTAGCCGATATTTTAGAACTCAAGGCCAATCCGGACCGTCCCGCGCGGGGGACAATCATCGAATCGCGCCTCGATAAGGGACGCGGTCCCGTTGCCACCGTGCTGGTGCAGAACGGTACCCTCAACGTCGGCGATACCCTCGTTGCGGGCCAGCAGTTCGCGCGGGTCCGGGCCATGATCGATGACCGTGGCCGGCGGGTGAGCGAGGCGGGCCCCTCGACACCGGTAGAAGTGCTCGGCTTTTCAGAGGTGCCTGAGGCGGGCGAGGCCTTTGTGGTTGTGGAGGAGCGGTTGGCCCGCCAGATCGCGCAGAAGCGCCTGGCAAAGAAGCGTGAGGAAGAGGCCCGCGCCCGGGCGAAAATTGCCCTTGAGGATGTCTATAGACGCATCCAGGAAGGGCAGATCAAGGAGTTGCCGCTGATCGTCAAGGCTGACGTTCAGGGCTCGGTTGAGGCTTTGAGTAAGGCCCTCGAGCGCTTAGGCACTGACGAGGTCAGGGTTAACCTGATTCATACGGGCGTAGGGGCCATCACCGAAACCGATATCATGCTGGCCTCGGCTTCTGGTGCGATTATCATCGGTTTCAACGTGCGCCCCGACGTGAACGCACGCAAGGCGCAGGAGCGCGAAAAGGTCGATATCCGGCTCTACCAGGTAATCTACGACGCGATCAACGATGTGAAGGCAGCCCTCTCCGGTTTGCTCGAGCCCGAGTACCGCGAGGTCGTGACCGGACGGGCGGAGGTGCGGAAGGTCTTCCACGTCTCCCGGCTGGGTACCATTGCGGGCTGCTACGTTAGCGAGGGCAAGGTGGGCCGGGATGCGAGTGTCAGAGTAATCCGGGACGGTGTTGTGGTGCATACCGGCAAGATTTCCTCCCTTAAGCGGTTTAAGGACGATGTCCGCGAGGTGGCGCAGGGCTTCGAGTGCGGCCTGATGGTCGAGAATTACAACGACATCCAGGAAGGAGACGAACTGGAGTTCTTTGTGACCGAGGCTGTCAAGCGCCAGCTTGAGTAA
- a CDS encoding DHH family phosphoesterase — protein sequence MSSLSRVAEELKRGRRFLIVGHVMPDGDCIGSMLALSLACERAGKETVLALPGPVPSIYSFLPAVDRICVEPALLQRGTDAFSAVVILDTSVPERLGNLEPVINELRASGTPAILIDHHVSAAAYADLNFVDPGAAAVGEIIFDLLKLLGWQIDRMIATCLYVTVATDTGGFRYETTTAATHRRVAEFIEAGANVREISLRVFEEKPFKSIEALRAALNTLELSPCGRVAWMSLTREVAAGLQLADEHTDGIVSYGRMIEGVEVALFFREMDDGRVKVSFRSKNFVNASRLAAQFGGGGHPRAAGAVVQGELERIKAAVIEAAVAAVREEGQ from the coding sequence GTGAGCAGCCTAAGTAGGGTAGCCGAGGAGCTTAAGCGGGGACGGCGGTTTCTTATTGTCGGGCACGTGATGCCGGACGGTGACTGCATCGGTTCGATGCTGGCGCTGAGTCTGGCGTGCGAGCGGGCGGGAAAGGAGACGGTCCTTGCTCTACCCGGGCCGGTGCCGTCGATTTACTCCTTCTTACCGGCCGTCGACCGGATTTGCGTGGAGCCTGCGCTGCTGCAGCGCGGCACGGACGCTTTCAGCGCCGTCGTGATTCTTGATACTTCGGTTCCGGAGCGGCTCGGGAACTTAGAGCCTGTGATCAACGAATTGCGGGCCTCCGGAACACCGGCGATTCTGATTGACCACCACGTATCAGCAGCGGCGTACGCGGATCTTAATTTTGTCGATCCCGGGGCAGCGGCGGTGGGTGAGATCATCTTCGACCTGTTGAAGCTTCTTGGCTGGCAAATCGACAGGATGATCGCCACCTGTCTTTACGTTACAGTGGCGACCGATACGGGTGGCTTCCGCTACGAGACGACCACTGCGGCTACCCACCGGCGCGTGGCGGAGTTTATCGAGGCTGGCGCCAACGTACGCGAGATCAGCCTGCGGGTCTTTGAGGAGAAACCGTTCAAAAGCATTGAAGCGCTGCGGGCGGCGCTCAACACGCTCGAACTCAGCCCCTGCGGCAGGGTCGCCTGGATGAGCCTGACGCGGGAGGTGGCGGCGGGGCTTCAGCTCGCGGACGAGCATACCGACGGGATCGTAAGCTACGGCCGGATGATCGAGGGGGTCGAAGTAGCACTTTTCTTCCGGGAGATGGACGATGGCCGGGTAAAGGTGAGCTTTCGCTCGAAGAATTTTGTTAACGCGAGCCGGCTGGCCGCTCAGTTTGGCGGGGGCGGTCACCCGCGGGCGGCCGGTGCGGTGGTGCAAGGGGAGCTGGAGCGCATTAAAGCGGCGGTAATCGAGGCGGCGGTCGCTGCGGTCCGGGAAGAAGGGCAGTGA
- a CDS encoding peptidoglycan D,D-transpeptidase FtsI family protein: protein MYRYRRRIVIFFLCAGLLYGGLLLRLTHLQVVRGAAYAYAAFRQQADVLPLEEYPRGSILDAHGISLTGEHWEKRVAVFPALVREKQQVAGGLAALLGVPAERVAAQIGRDPVCLPYRLTAGQAAAITKAGWPGVAVVPYRERYGTRPLAVHVVGHLGRIGSGAEYRKLARTGKPYAFDDYVGRKGCEYYYEYLLKGTVPCAVAGIYRDARGRVIGGLGVRVERFKDAGRSDLVLAIDSRVQRAVESVMDAQVARGAVVVLAARKGDILSVASRPAFAPAHPCSEQAGDSAAFLDRAFAPYPPGSVFKILVAAAACEEGVVKPESRFFCRGAKDPLIPCWLPAGHGAITFARAFAQSCNPVFAQVGLALGKTRLLAYYRRCGFTDRGVVGYPLPRDARQEVSCYLQPHNLVNLSVGQGPLLVTPVQVAALVNAVVNDGVYVRPRLVKGFRWRGVLEELPPDAGRRVFSAATAAKLREMMALSVAEGTGRQGGTEEWSCAGKTGTAETGGKRKIAWFAGYAPAERPKYIVVVMVENGESGAASAAPVFKEIVKSLLSQENLQNTTSSFPAKKLK from the coding sequence ATGTGCTGCCGCTTGAGGAATACCCCCGGGGGAGTATCCTCGACGCCCACGGTATTTCCCTGACGGGTGAACACTGGGAAAAGCGGGTAGCGGTATTCCCGGCGCTGGTGCGGGAAAAACAGCAGGTGGCAGGCGGCCTCGCGGCGTTGCTCGGTGTTCCCGCAGAGCGGGTGGCGGCGCAAATCGGGCGCGACCCGGTTTGCCTCCCCTACCGTCTGACGGCTGGGCAGGCGGCGGCGATCACGAAAGCCGGCTGGCCGGGGGTTGCGGTTGTTCCCTACCGGGAGCGCTACGGCACGAGACCCCTGGCGGTCCATGTGGTAGGGCATCTGGGCCGGATCGGTTCGGGCGCGGAATACCGGAAGCTGGCGCGCACCGGAAAACCTTACGCCTTTGACGATTACGTGGGCAGGAAAGGGTGCGAGTACTACTACGAGTACCTCCTTAAAGGTACTGTGCCTTGTGCTGTCGCTGGGATTTACCGGGATGCGCGGGGCAGGGTTATCGGCGGCCTTGGGGTCCGCGTCGAAAGGTTCAAAGATGCCGGGCGGTCCGACCTGGTTCTGGCTATCGACAGCCGGGTGCAGCGGGCGGTAGAGTCGGTGATGGATGCGCAGGTGGCCCGGGGAGCAGTGGTGGTGCTTGCCGCGAGGAAAGGCGACATCCTATCTGTGGCCAGCAGGCCCGCCTTTGCACCGGCGCATCCCTGCAGCGAGCAGGCGGGTGACAGCGCCGCCTTTTTGGACCGGGCTTTTGCCCCTTACCCGCCGGGTTCAGTGTTTAAGATCCTGGTGGCTGCGGCGGCTTGTGAGGAGGGTGTGGTAAAACCGGAAAGCCGCTTTTTCTGCCGGGGCGCTAAAGACCCCCTCATCCCCTGCTGGCTACCTGCCGGTCACGGTGCCATAACCTTCGCCCGCGCCTTTGCCCAGTCCTGCAACCCGGTCTTTGCGCAGGTGGGGCTGGCCCTCGGGAAGACGCGGTTGCTTGCCTATTACCGGCGCTGCGGCTTCACCGACCGGGGAGTGGTAGGCTACCCCCTGCCCCGGGATGCGCGGCAAGAAGTGAGCTGTTACCTGCAGCCCCATAACCTGGTCAACCTGAGTGTGGGCCAGGGCCCCCTTCTGGTGACGCCTGTTCAGGTCGCGGCCCTGGTCAACGCCGTCGTTAACGACGGGGTCTATGTCCGGCCGCGCCTGGTAAAAGGCTTCCGCTGGCGCGGCGTTTTGGAGGAACTGCCGCCAGATGCCGGCAGGCGGGTTTTTTCGGCCGCAACCGCGGCCAAGTTACGGGAAATGATGGCGCTTTCGGTGGCCGAAGGCACCGGTCGGCAGGGTGGTACAGAAGAATGGAGTTGTGCGGGGAAGACGGGGACGGCCGAAACCGGGGGCAAAAGGAAGATCGCCTGGTTTGCCGGGTACGCACCGGCCGAACGGCCTAAGTATATCGTTGTGGTAATGGTGGAGAACGGCGAGAGCGGGGCCGCATCTGCCGCGCCGGTTTTCAAGGAGATTGTAAAAAGTCTCCTTTCTCAAGAAAATTTGCAAAATACCACTTCATCTTTCCCGGCAAAAAAGTTAAAATAA
- the rbfA gene encoding 30S ribosome-binding factor RbfA, whose product MAHRAARLAEAIKEELADIFQNELKDPRLGFLTITRVEVSSDLRYAKVFLSVYGSPAECESTLGVLERAQGFIRSQLGRRIRLRHVPEISFRFDPSIDYGVKIARLIDELKKDGASEQPK is encoded by the coding sequence ATGGCACACCGCGCAGCGCGTTTGGCCGAGGCGATTAAAGAAGAGCTGGCCGATATTTTCCAAAACGAGCTGAAAGATCCGCGTCTCGGTTTTCTCACGATTACTAGGGTCGAGGTATCGTCCGACCTGCGGTACGCGAAAGTTTTCCTGAGCGTTTATGGTTCGCCTGCGGAGTGCGAGAGCACGCTCGGGGTGCTCGAAAGAGCACAGGGTTTTATCCGCAGCCAGCTCGGCCGGCGGATCAGACTCCGCCATGTTCCGGAGATTAGTTTCCGGTTTGACCCCTCTATCGACTACGGCGTAAAGATTGCGCGCCTGATAGATGAACTAAAGAAGGATGGGGCCAGTGAGCAGCCTAAGTAG
- the nusA gene encoding transcription termination factor NusA produces the protein MNIEFLRALRDLEKERGLATEMLLEAIEAALLSAYRRHFGSTQNARVYIDRETGECRVFAQRVVVESVGDPRAEISLAEAKAIDPRYEVGDIVEIEVTPKDFGRIAAQTAKQVVVQRIREAERNMIYEMYASREGDIITGTVQRVEQRHVYIELAKTEAVLPPAEQIPGERYRPGDRIRAFILEVRKTPKGPQIIVSRTHPGFLRRLFEIEVPEIQEGLVEMKAVAREAGVRSKIAVYSRDPNVDPVGACVGPKGVRVQAVVNELRHEKIDVVRWDPDPSRFIAEALSPAKAVAVEVWEEEKIARVIVPDSQLSLAIGKEGQNARLVAKLTGWKIDIKSESQMEEIYAQEYAAFYKEQEEEYAERGS, from the coding sequence TTGAACATAGAGTTCTTAAGAGCACTGCGCGACTTAGAGAAAGAGAGAGGTCTTGCGACCGAGATGCTGTTGGAGGCGATTGAGGCGGCGCTCCTTTCGGCTTACCGGCGCCACTTCGGCTCGACGCAAAACGCCCGTGTCTATATCGACCGGGAAACGGGCGAGTGCCGAGTTTTTGCCCAGCGCGTGGTTGTTGAGTCGGTTGGCGACCCGCGGGCGGAGATTTCCCTCGCGGAAGCTAAGGCGATTGACCCGCGCTACGAGGTAGGCGATATCGTGGAGATAGAAGTTACCCCCAAAGATTTCGGCCGGATCGCGGCCCAGACGGCAAAGCAGGTGGTGGTCCAGCGCATTCGCGAGGCCGAGCGCAACATGATTTACGAGATGTACGCCAGCCGTGAAGGGGACATAATCACGGGGACGGTCCAGCGGGTGGAGCAGCGCCACGTCTATATCGAGCTGGCCAAGACCGAGGCGGTCCTCCCGCCGGCGGAGCAGATACCCGGCGAGCGTTACCGGCCGGGTGACCGGATCCGCGCGTTCATCCTGGAGGTGCGGAAGACGCCTAAAGGCCCCCAGATCATCGTTTCGCGGACGCACCCGGGATTTCTGCGGCGTCTCTTTGAGATCGAGGTGCCGGAGATCCAGGAGGGGCTGGTGGAGATGAAGGCGGTAGCCCGTGAAGCGGGCGTCCGTTCCAAGATCGCGGTTTACTCCCGCGACCCAAACGTTGATCCTGTAGGCGCCTGCGTTGGCCCGAAGGGAGTCCGGGTGCAGGCGGTGGTTAACGAACTACGCCACGAAAAGATCGACGTTGTTCGGTGGGACCCCGACCCCTCCCGTTTTATAGCCGAGGCCTTGAGCCCGGCAAAGGCTGTGGCGGTGGAGGTATGGGAGGAAGAAAAGATTGCCCGCGTCATCGTGCCGGACAGCCAGCTTTCGCTGGCTATTGGGAAAGAGGGGCAGAATGCGCGCCTGGTGGCGAAGCTGACGGGGTGGAAGATCGACATCAAGAGTGAGTCGCAGATGGAGGAAATCTACGCCCAGGAATACGCCGCTTTTTACAAGGAGCAGGAAGAGGAATATGCGGAACGTGGGAGCTGA